The following DNA comes from Maylandia zebra isolate NMK-2024a linkage group LG6, Mzebra_GT3a, whole genome shotgun sequence.
AATATACAGTAATGTTAAAAGCGATCTGATCATTAAAGGACAGAGCAACATGGTAGTAAACTGAGTCATGATAAGATGGCAAAATAATGCATGTGAATCATttattcagggaatttaaatcACCAGGGAACAATGCCACtcagtgcgtgtgtgtttgattttcaGTCCATCCTCTAGCAGTTTGCTgtgggcttttgtttttttttcccccaaagaaTTTCTAAAGGTGTTTCCCATCATcactaaaatataataaaaacaataactcaAAACATAACAAGCCTTATACAGCAAAAAACAAAGTGGGTGGAGAAGCAAGAAGTATGCCTCTCTAAAGCCCCACAATCCTGCATGATGATTCAAAGGGAGCAATATTGTCTTTGGACAAGCGTTAGGATACGCTACAGGAGTCTGTCCATTTTtctctctcacaaacacacgCTCTCTGTGAGCTGTCACAGAATTCATACCAAAGAGTAAAGGAGGTGAAATCCACTTAAAAGGACACCTACATTTGTAACGTTCTCTCAGCACGTCTCTTTACATCCTTCCCAAACTGTCCTTTTTCCCTCCCACCCCATAAGCCAACCCCAACTCTCAAACGCACACTCCCCTCATTACAGatgtgtgtctatgtgagtgtgtgagattGTCCTCCTCTCTCAGTCTCTTCATGGCTGGATTGTGGCAGCAGCCCTGCTATCTGGGGCAGGGTCGAGTTCTGGCTCTGCTGCACTTGATCTGTCTTCTCTCCCCAGCCACAGGTGCTCTTCCTTGGGATAACACAGGTGGCTCGTCCCCTCTGGAGGTAAGACGCCCACACTTTCATTGGGGGGGGGGTATAGAGTATGAGCTACAAGGGGAAGGCATGGCATGCTAAGTTATATCCTTACTTTGTAATATAGATCGTGCTTGTTCTGATGCAAAATGCAAGTAACAATCTTTTAAGATTGGGGAGGCAGGAGTGGGACTGAGTTTGCCCTCGgggaggtgggggtgggggggtgtccTGTTTGTTTTAGATCATCTCTGTTTGTGCCACTCAGGCTGAGAGTAATCACTAACAGACTGAGTAATatcagactgtaaataaaatttCAAATGCGAAGAACCAGAGAAAATGTTAAAAGAGAGATGACAGGAACGGAGCAGATGAGCCAAACTCATTTGCAAAATAGAGATCTGCACTGTGGAAGATTGGAGAGGAAGACCAGAAAGATTCCCCAATTCAAACCAACTGTTGGACCGAGTGAGCTATGGGATTTCCaggaagaggagggagagcaagatACACGagtgaaaatgagagaaaaagaacaGTAATGTGATCCAGCGGAATCTGTGATTATACTGTTGAAAATAATTCGGGTGATGCTGAAACTATGGTAAAGAGAGTAAGCAGAAAGTGTCTGAACATGTACAAAGGTGCAGTGTTGTGGCTTTGTTTGCATAAAACATGTGCCAGTGTATCTGTTGGCAGCAGTTTGAGGTGGTGAAGGGGAATTTTTCTCGGACTTTCCTTCACGTTGGCTACCATAAGATTGCAGAGATTCCTGCAGGAGCATGCAACATCAGCATCCAGGAGACCAAAAAGAGCCCAAATTATctgggtacacacacacacacacacacacacacacacacacacacacacacacacacacacacacacacacacacacataaccatATCTAATAGCACAAGTATTTCCAGAATGACAAGCACCAATGCAGTAAACAATCGTGGGGATTTTCCAGCTCTGCTCAGCCAACGTGGTGTCTCCATCATCAACGGAAACTGGCTAATCAATAGACCCGGGATCTACGTTGCTCTGGGAACATATCTGACATATCGACGACCCAATGAGATCCGGTCTCGTAATGGAGAGTCCATCACTGCACCGGGGCCGCTGACTGAGGACCTGCACGTCTATGTGAGatggaaaatgaaaaacactgatcTGACAAAGTTGcccataaaaattaaaaacaatttgaGCTTCATTATGAGATACGAGGTTATAAAAGTGCAAATTTAGTTTCTTTATATGTCTGACAAATTATCAGAATTAAAAGTAGCAAATAAATATACCTTCCAAGGAGTCCTATTAAGATTTGCAAatacaaatagtataaaaaatACTACTTATTGGATGccattcatctttttttctttctttttcacagctgATTTACCAACAACCATTTCCTACTGTGCAATATGAATACAGCATGCCTTTAAACCGATACCTAGCTCCTGAGCCCGGTACACCTTCTGCTGTTCTTCCCCTGGGTGAGTAAACTCACTAACATGCATAAGCACACAAGCTGTATTTGAGTTACTCAGTATGGCCACAGCGTCAGTATCTCATTATCAGGACTATGGTTTACCCTCAGACAGCATGTGCCCTTTTTTGGCTTCTCTTTGTGTTTGGTTAAGATCGCACTGCAGGGTGACACTGTTTCGTATCGTTTTCAGCAAAACTGTTCATTTGATCATTTGATTAGGGTTTAATTGACATTTTTGATACAGGTCAAACTTTCTCCTGGCAAAGAGCCCTTTGCCACACACTGAGACAAGATAAGCTGTCACTTATGCCAGATTTGGCCTCAGGCCTCACCTGGCCATGAAACCACTTCTCAGTCAAATGTGTAATATGTTTTGGATCCCCTGAAAATGTGACAGGGTATCAAAATGTCTGTAATTCCTGAACAGTTGATGCAATATTTTCTTAAACCCCGTGAACCAAAGCTGAAAGCCTACACTATTCACatcttgtttgatttaaaacccACTGTGGTGATGTACAGGGGCAAAATTATGagcattgtttcattttataaatatttacagTATGCAGTAAAGCCCCCTTGCACTTGTTGGTTTGACAGCTGTAACCAGATTAAAACTAAGAATAAGGTcattttctgtatatttttcaaaatttggttttagttagttttgcaACTACAGTCTTTTTACATCTTTTTCTAGcgtccagtttttgtttttatttcagtgaacTAAAGTGTTTCGTTCACACCCAGCTTTAGTTTTAGTCTAGTGTTTGTCCACTGTAATAGCCTACATACAAATTCACACAGTCCTTAAAACAGATCTTAGTAGCCATAATTAATAAAACCACCGGTGTGGCAGCCTTATGGTTGTACTTGTTACATTTTaagttatattatattttaagttAGCCCACTTCTTCTCTGGCACATGGAACCTCTAAACTCTAACTTTCTTGTAGCTGAGACAGTAGATTTCTCCTATCCAGATGATGATGGCAAGACCAAACAAAGCATCATCAAGGAGGCATGGCATCCCAACCAGGTTCCCTCTTACCCTACTGTGAACTCTGAGTCTCATGTCACCTACACCTGGATGAAAAACGGGCACACAGAGTGCAGCACAACCTGTGGCACTGGTAAGAAGTTAGTTCATAGTTCTCAAATCTTAATCTGATAGTGCTAACAGTATCTACACCTGGGGCCATCGGGAATGGCAAGTTGTAAAGACAAGAAAAGCATATAATAATAGCTTACACAATCAAAGATGGCCACAGTGGGCAGCTCTGCATGTCTGATTTGGCAGATATTATCTCAGGGATTTGTATGTTCTCCCGGGATGAAACCAGGGGTCTCTCACTTGTTTGGTAAATATGTAAACTACTACACCATAGAGCcactaaaataaagaaatcaagTCGCTAGCTGAAACAGTCTCTAGGACAATGGGCTTCTACATTACTGTGCATAAGCACACATATATTTCACTCTCCTATTTAATTTTTCCCCCTgggtgtttgtctgtgtttttgccAGGCAAGCGTCAGGTGGTCCTGGAGTGTGTTGAGAAGGATTCCCAGACGGCTGTTCCCGCTGACTTTTGTCACCCTGCCATTGAAACAACAAAGTGGGAAGAAGACTGCAACATACAGCCCTGTCCTGCATAGTGAGCAACACCCACAGACACCTGATGTCCTATTCTGCTAGATGTGGCTAATGCACAGACTGAGCTGCATATAAACTACACATGACGCACACAGTATTACTTCCACATGGTGCTGTGACTCTCGGGGTGAACCCTGATCACTTGCACACGTCCTAGCCATAAGTCGGCCAGTAAGTCGCACTAAATCTCTTTGgtgtggcttcatttttcatgtcGTGCGGTAAATACCACTCTGCTTTACTGCTGCCAAGATGTTAGGACATTAACTTTATGTTTGGTTGTGGGTCTGTCAGATATTTTGCCCACAGTCTCAGTGATCCATGATTGCTGTCATCATGAAatatatgtttatgtttttacttGGAATGTGGCAGAAACAGAGGGCTATAAAACCAAGACATGAGTAGTAAGAAAAGTAAAGACTTCTGAATTTGTGCAGCACTTTTTGGGCTCCAGCGATAGCCTTTTGTATGATCTGTTTTTctctaaaaacaaacactaacgAGTAACCTTTAAGATGGTGGGGAAGTGGTCACACAAAATTTTAATTTATACAGCGCtgaatcacaataacagtcccctcaaggcactttatatattgtaaggtaaaaaatTTATAGTGACAtgagagaaaaccccagcaatcaacttcctatgagcaagcacttggcaacagtggtaaggaaaaactccctgttaacaggaagaaacctccagcagaaccaggctcatggAGTGGCTGGTTGGGGGTAAAGGGGAGGAAGATACGCTGTGGAAAAGAGGAACTTAGTAGTTGTGGTCACCAAGAAGACAGAGCTAGGGCAAAGGCAATTTGGTGAAGGTCTTTAGTAAACTTATGCATCAACATTAAAGCACATCATGTCTCTATTCTCTTGGCTAACAGCTGGGACGTAGGTGAGTGGTCAGAGTGCAGTAGAAGGTGTGGACCTGGGACCCAGCATCGCCAGGTCATCTGCCGCCAAGTCACCGACGTTCACGCCAGTGGGACAGAAACTTCAGTTACTGTGAAGTCAGAGATGTGCGGTTCATCTGACATGCCAGTGACCCAGTCTACGTGCCAGCTGAAAATCTGCAGTCAGTGGGATATACGATCAGAGTGGAGCCCTGtgagaaaacacacatttcatgAATACTTATGAACAGCTGTAGTATGAGGAGTGTAATTTTATCAGTCGTGGGGGAAGTCTTAAGGTATTTAAGTAATCCAGACAAGTCTCCACTGCTGCTACGTCCTCAGCTCTCTAGAGGAAAAGCGGAGCAATGACAATCATCTAGTATGTGTGGAGAAGGCTGAGGCAcagttaaaatgttttacaacacaaaacaccataaaaaatggaaagaaacagaaaaaaatgccaGAACCAACCAAGTGT
Coding sequences within:
- the adamtsl7 gene encoding thrombospondin type-1 domain-containing protein 4, which codes for MAGLWQQPCYLGQGRVLALLHLICLLSPATGALPWDNTGGSSPLEQFEVVKGNFSRTFLHVGYHKIAEIPAGACNISIQETKKSPNYLALLSQRGVSIINGNWLINRPGIYVALGTYLTYRRPNEIRSRNGESITAPGPLTEDLHVYLIYQQPFPTVQYEYSMPLNRYLAPEPGTPSAVLPLAETVDFSYPDDDGKTKQSIIKEAWHPNQVPSYPTVNSESHVTYTWMKNGHTECSTTCGTGKRQVVLECVEKDSQTAVPADFCHPAIETTKWEEDCNIQPCPAYWDVGEWSECSRRCGPGTQHRQVICRQVTDVHASGTETSVTVKSEMCGSSDMPVTQSTCQLKICSQWDIRSEWSPCSVPCGVGQRTREVVCVSNQGDVDDDQECNMNLKPDTIENCDMGLCARSWFTSIWSQRCSAECGRGSRTRSVVCLMDHVTNLPLDSCEGERPPEVTSCDSGPCQNRLEWYTGPWSQCSAECGNGTQTRSVACILNSDGQMEVVDQLKCSSLSKPITSQPCRLKPCGVQWYVTEWSACSRTCNAGFRVREVRCLADNIVPSDRCDPSFILESREECNKQPCVAEIDPLCSDKYHNCMVVVQARLCVYSYYRSVCCASCSRAQETHPNSFQNNHIRR